A window of the Candidatus Microthrix parvicella Bio17-1 genome harbors these coding sequences:
- a CDS encoding acyl-CoA carboxylase subunit beta, with translation MSERIEDLNRRREESLHAGSERLVERQRSGGKMLARERLEYLLDEGSFNELDQLARSRSNSLAEGSRPYGDGVITGWGTVDGRKVFVFSQDFTVFGGALGEVFAEKIHKVMDLALKAGAPLVGLNDGAGARIQEGVVSLASYGGIFHRNVKASGVTPQISVIMGPCAGGAVYSPAMTDFIFMVDETSHMFITGPDVVKTVTGEEVTLEELGGAGAHSSKSGVAQFAGPDEKSVLDDVKFLLSFLPANNLEEPPFLPSADPADRLVPELSDMIPANSNMPYDMTEVIRAIADDGEYFEYAPRWAGSITCGYARIGGQSVGIVGNQPSMYAGVLDIESSEKAARFVRTCDAFNVPLVTFVDVPGFLPGVDQEHNGIIRHGAKLLYAYCEATVPRIQVITRKAYGGAYVVMNSKSIGADLAFAWPSAELAVMGAQGAVEIVNRRDLAAAEDPVAKRAELVAAYEENHLNPWEAADRGYIDDVIDPAETRRKLAAGLEMLRSKREELPARKHGNMPL, from the coding sequence ATGAGCGAGCGGATCGAGGACCTGAATCGGCGGCGGGAGGAGTCGCTGCACGCCGGGTCCGAACGGCTGGTGGAGCGCCAACGTTCCGGCGGCAAGATGCTGGCTCGCGAGCGGCTGGAATATCTGCTCGACGAGGGGTCGTTCAACGAGCTCGATCAGTTGGCCCGCAGTCGGTCCAACTCGCTGGCCGAAGGCAGCCGCCCCTACGGCGACGGAGTGATCACCGGTTGGGGCACGGTCGATGGCCGGAAGGTGTTCGTCTTCAGCCAGGACTTCACCGTGTTTGGCGGTGCCCTGGGAGAGGTGTTCGCCGAGAAAATCCACAAGGTGATGGACCTGGCGCTCAAGGCGGGTGCACCCCTGGTGGGCCTGAACGACGGCGCCGGCGCCCGTATCCAGGAGGGCGTGGTCAGCCTGGCCAGCTATGGCGGCATCTTCCACCGCAACGTGAAGGCCTCGGGTGTCACTCCGCAGATCTCGGTGATCATGGGCCCCTGTGCCGGTGGTGCGGTGTACAGCCCGGCGATGACCGACTTCATCTTCATGGTGGACGAGACCTCACACATGTTCATCACCGGCCCCGACGTGGTGAAGACGGTGACCGGCGAGGAGGTGACCCTGGAGGAGTTGGGTGGCGCCGGTGCGCACTCGTCGAAGTCGGGTGTGGCGCAGTTTGCCGGACCCGACGAGAAGTCGGTGCTCGACGACGTGAAGTTCCTTCTGAGCTTCCTGCCTGCGAACAACCTGGAGGAGCCGCCTTTTCTCCCGTCCGCCGACCCCGCAGACCGGCTGGTGCCCGAGTTGTCCGACATGATCCCGGCGAACTCCAACATGCCCTACGACATGACCGAGGTGATTCGGGCGATCGCCGACGATGGCGAGTACTTCGAGTATGCGCCCCGCTGGGCCGGATCGATCACCTGCGGTTACGCACGCATCGGTGGCCAGTCGGTGGGCATCGTCGGAAATCAGCCGTCGATGTACGCGGGCGTGCTTGACATCGAGTCCTCCGAGAAGGCCGCTCGATTCGTACGCACCTGCGACGCGTTCAACGTGCCGCTCGTGACGTTCGTGGACGTGCCCGGGTTTCTGCCCGGCGTCGACCAGGAGCACAACGGCATCATCCGCCACGGGGCAAAGCTGCTGTACGCCTATTGCGAGGCCACCGTTCCACGCATCCAGGTGATCACCCGGAAGGCGTACGGCGGGGCGTATGTGGTGATGAACTCCAAGAGCATTGGCGCCGACCTGGCCTTCGCCTGGCCCTCGGCCGAATTGGCGGTGATGGGCGCTCAGGGCGCGGTCGAGATCGTCAACCGGAGAGACCTTGCCGCCGCCGAGGACCCGGTGGCGAAGCGAGCCGAGCTGGTGGCCGCCTACGAGGAGAACCACCTCAACCCGTGGGAGGCCGCCGACCGGGGCTACATCGACGACGTGATCGACCCGGCGGAGACCCGCCGGAAGCTGGCCGCCGGGCTGGAGATGCTGCGCTCCAAGCGCGAGGAACTGCCCGCCCGCAAGCACGGCAACATGCCGCTGTGA
- a CDS encoding protein meaA, translating to MVNPAPHSPSPRRAPDRPWMMRTYSGHSTAKASNELYRTNLAKGQTGLSIAFDLPTQTGYDPDDFHSHGEVGKVGVPVAHLGHMATLLEGIPQGEMNTSMTINAPAAWMLGLYVANASANGVDSTALRGTTQNDIVKEYLSRGTYIFGPEHSRRLIVDMFAFCNTNVPKWNPMNVCSYHLQEAGATPTQEIAYALATAIGVLDAVRESGQVSDDRLPEVVASISFFVNAGIRFVEETAKMRAFTQMWDRITEERYGVSDPKARRFRYGVQVNSLGLTEAQPENNVQRIVLEALGVTLSRNARARSLQLPAWNEALGLPRPWDQQWSLRIQQVLAQETDLLEYDDLFEGSHVMEALTKNLVDEAQAELDEVLDLGGAFEAIDELKGRLVRSHTERMRRIEAGDLPVVGVNCFTGTAESPLGGNESIMKVDPAVAAETIADVKAWREARNQSHVDAALGELERVARSDENIMASTIALAEAGGTTGEWAGVLREVFGEYRAPTGVGSAAGTGPGNDGLAAVARRVRALPGGPVRLLVGKPGLDGHSNGAEQIAVAARDAGMEVIYAGIRLTPEQIAAAARDEDVEVVGLSILSGSHLELVPEVVRLLEEDGVEVPVVVGGIIPPEDEANLLSAGVTAVYTPKDYELATIMGDIATLAIARR from the coding sequence ATGGTCAACCCAGCGCCGCACTCCCCGTCCCCACGTCGGGCCCCCGACCGTCCGTGGATGATGCGAACCTATTCGGGTCACTCCACCGCCAAGGCGTCCAACGAGCTGTACCGCACCAACCTGGCCAAGGGGCAAACGGGGCTGTCGATCGCCTTCGATCTACCCACCCAGACCGGGTACGACCCCGACGACTTCCACAGCCACGGCGAGGTGGGCAAGGTGGGCGTGCCCGTGGCACACCTCGGCCACATGGCCACGCTGCTGGAGGGCATCCCCCAGGGCGAAATGAACACCTCGATGACGATCAACGCGCCCGCCGCATGGATGCTGGGCCTGTATGTCGCCAACGCTTCGGCCAACGGCGTCGATTCGACCGCACTGCGAGGCACCACCCAGAACGACATCGTCAAGGAGTACCTGTCGCGGGGCACCTACATCTTCGGCCCCGAACACTCACGGCGGCTCATCGTGGACATGTTTGCGTTCTGCAACACCAACGTGCCCAAGTGGAACCCGATGAACGTGTGCAGCTACCACCTGCAGGAGGCGGGTGCCACACCCACCCAGGAGATCGCCTATGCGCTGGCCACCGCCATCGGCGTGCTCGACGCAGTCCGCGAATCGGGCCAGGTTTCCGATGACAGGCTGCCCGAGGTGGTCGCCTCGATCTCGTTCTTCGTCAACGCCGGGATCCGCTTTGTCGAGGAGACAGCGAAGATGCGGGCGTTCACCCAGATGTGGGATCGCATCACCGAGGAACGCTACGGGGTTTCCGACCCCAAGGCTCGACGCTTCCGCTATGGCGTGCAGGTCAACAGCCTGGGACTCACCGAGGCTCAGCCGGAGAACAACGTGCAGCGCATCGTGCTGGAGGCGCTCGGTGTGACGCTGTCACGAAACGCCCGTGCCCGCTCGCTGCAGTTGCCCGCCTGGAACGAGGCGCTGGGCCTTCCCCGTCCGTGGGATCAGCAGTGGTCGCTGCGTATCCAGCAGGTGCTGGCCCAAGAGACCGACCTGTTGGAGTACGACGACCTCTTCGAGGGCAGCCACGTGATGGAGGCGCTCACCAAGAACCTGGTTGACGAGGCCCAGGCCGAACTCGACGAGGTGCTGGACCTTGGCGGTGCCTTCGAGGCGATCGACGAGCTGAAGGGCCGCCTGGTGCGCAGCCACACCGAACGGATGCGGCGCATCGAAGCCGGAGACCTTCCGGTGGTCGGCGTCAATTGTTTCACCGGAACCGCCGAATCGCCCCTGGGCGGCAACGAGTCGATCATGAAGGTGGATCCCGCCGTGGCAGCCGAGACGATCGCCGACGTCAAAGCCTGGCGTGAGGCGCGCAACCAGTCCCACGTCGACGCCGCACTGGGCGAACTCGAGCGGGTTGCCCGCAGCGACGAGAACATCATGGCCTCCACCATCGCCCTGGCCGAGGCCGGCGGCACCACCGGCGAGTGGGCCGGCGTACTGCGTGAGGTGTTCGGCGAATACCGTGCACCCACGGGGGTGGGTTCCGCAGCGGGCACCGGACCCGGTAACGACGGCCTCGCGGCGGTCGCCCGACGCGTGCGGGCGCTGCCCGGCGGGCCGGTGCGGTTGCTCGTGGGCAAGCCGGGCCTCGATGGGCACTCCAACGGCGCCGAACAGATTGCGGTGGCCGCACGCGACGCCGGCATGGAGGTGATCTATGCGGGCATCCGCCTCACCCCGGAACAGATTGCCGCTGCCGCTCGGGACGAGGACGTGGAGGTCGTTGGCCTCTCGATCCTGTCCGGCTCACACCTGGAGCTGGTCCCCGAAGTGGTGCGATTACTGGAGGAAGACGGGGTCGAGGTGCCGGTGGTGGTCGGGGGCATCATCCCCCCGGAGGACGAGGCCAACCTGCTGTCAGCCGGCGTCACCGCCGTCTATACGCCGAAGGACTACGAGTTGGCCACGATCATGGGCGACATCGCCACGCTTGCCATCGCCCGCCGCTGA
- a CDS encoding metallophosphoesterase family protein, whose protein sequence is MELTTVAPDEVVIHDGPTVHRHRGLSPATTYEFDGLTATTLPAPRGDLLGTFATVNDVHFGETVAGLIDGAGEGFSVPAGTTPYPTLMNTDAVGEMADLDPLAVLVKGDLTTDGSPQQVGEFEALYRAAFGDRLHFIRGNHESFHQVHVGSSYERVELPGLLAIMVDTSRDGHPNGDLTAQQLERLDDEAVDSDVPVVIFGHHHIWLPGEDARTDRFFGILPGASEALQALIARRRNVRGYFAGHTHRNRRRSVPISGDVPYVEVASVKDFPGAWAEYRIHEGTLVQIMRRVSSPRALAWTDRTRGMFGGLYPAYSFGELGDRCFEVDLESR, encoded by the coding sequence ATGGAACTCACGACCGTCGCACCCGACGAGGTGGTCATCCACGACGGACCAACCGTCCACCGCCACCGGGGGCTGAGCCCCGCCACGACCTATGAGTTTGATGGGCTGACGGCCACGACGCTGCCCGCTCCCCGGGGCGATCTGCTGGGCACGTTCGCCACCGTCAACGACGTGCACTTCGGCGAGACCGTGGCCGGCCTGATCGACGGAGCGGGCGAGGGTTTCTCGGTTCCTGCGGGAACCACGCCCTATCCGACGCTGATGAACACCGACGCCGTCGGCGAGATGGCCGACCTGGACCCGCTGGCCGTGCTGGTGAAGGGCGACCTGACCACCGACGGATCTCCCCAACAGGTTGGCGAATTCGAGGCGCTCTACCGGGCGGCCTTCGGTGATCGGCTGCACTTCATCCGGGGAAATCACGAGAGCTTTCACCAGGTACACGTTGGGTCCAGCTACGAGCGGGTGGAGCTACCGGGCCTGTTGGCGATCATGGTGGACACCTCGCGGGACGGCCATCCGAACGGTGACCTCACGGCGCAGCAGCTGGAGCGGCTCGACGACGAGGCCGTCGACAGCGATGTTCCGGTGGTGATCTTTGGACATCACCACATCTGGCTCCCTGGCGAGGACGCCCGGACCGACCGGTTCTTCGGCATTCTGCCCGGCGCCTCCGAGGCGCTGCAGGCGCTGATCGCCCGGCGCCGCAACGTCCGTGGCTACTTCGCCGGTCATACCCACCGAAATCGCCGCCGGTCGGTGCCGATCTCCGGCGACGTGCCCTACGTGGAGGTCGCCAGCGTCAAGGACTTTCCCGGCGCCTGGGCCGAATACCGCATCCACGAGGGGACGCTGGTACAGATCATGCGCAGGGTGTCGTCGCCACGGGCGTTGGCATGGACCGATCGCACCCGCGGCATGTTCGGGGGTCTCTATCCGGCGTACTCCTTCGGCGAACTCGGTGATCGATGCTTCGAGGTCGACCTTGAGTCACGGTGA
- a CDS encoding PHP domain-containing protein codes for MTATSRAVAALHLAVYYLDRGFEPAAKGKAFSKAAEAVAGVSDDELTRRSQAGTLTDLDGVGPSTASVIAAAVLERTPEYLNKLEARTRLALGAGAKLSEACRSDLHSHSTWSDGGASVRTMAMTARALGRTHLALTDHSPRLTIAHGLTPERLADQLVEVAALNEELAPFRILTGCEVDILADGSLDLPDEILSNLDVVVASAHSKLSMPERPMTERMVRAVANPHVDILGHCTGRKLVGRGRPQSTFDAELVFAACAQFGTAVEVNCRPERQDPPDELLDLALEWDCLIAVDSDAHAPGQLEWVAHGYERLGRRGVDPDRILTTWDVDRLLDWCGTSH; via the coding sequence ATGACAGCGACCTCACGGGCCGTGGCGGCGCTGCACCTGGCCGTCTACTACCTGGACCGCGGGTTCGAACCTGCGGCCAAGGGTAAGGCGTTTAGCAAGGCGGCCGAGGCGGTGGCAGGTGTGAGCGACGACGAACTGACCCGCCGTTCCCAAGCGGGCACGCTGACCGACCTCGACGGTGTGGGGCCGTCGACGGCGTCGGTGATCGCCGCCGCCGTGCTGGAACGCACCCCGGAGTACCTCAACAAATTGGAGGCACGGACGCGCCTGGCCTTGGGTGCCGGGGCCAAGCTGTCGGAGGCCTGCCGCAGCGATCTGCACAGCCACTCCACCTGGTCCGATGGCGGGGCTTCAGTCCGAACCATGGCCATGACCGCCCGGGCCCTGGGGCGGACGCATCTGGCGCTCACCGACCATTCGCCGCGGCTCACCATCGCTCATGGACTGACACCCGAACGGTTGGCGGACCAGTTGGTGGAGGTGGCCGCGCTCAACGAGGAACTGGCGCCGTTTCGAATCCTCACGGGGTGCGAGGTGGACATCCTCGCCGACGGGTCGCTCGATCTGCCCGACGAGATCCTGTCCAACCTGGACGTGGTGGTTGCTTCGGCCCACTCCAAGCTGTCGATGCCCGAACGGCCGATGACCGAGCGCATGGTGCGGGCCGTCGCCAACCCGCACGTGGACATCCTCGGCCACTGCACCGGCCGCAAGCTGGTCGGACGGGGTCGGCCCCAGTCAACCTTCGACGCCGAACTGGTCTTTGCGGCCTGCGCACAGTTCGGCACGGCGGTCGAGGTGAACTGCCGCCCGGAACGCCAGGACCCACCCGACGAGTTGCTCGACCTGGCCCTGGAGTGGGACTGCCTCATCGCCGTCGATTCCGATGCCCACGCGCCGGGCCAACTGGAATGGGTCGCCCACGGCTATGAACGCCTTGGGCGGCGGGGGGTCGACCCCGATCGAATCCTGACCACGTGGGATGTTGATCGCCTGCTCGACTGGTGCGGCACCTCGCACTGA
- a CDS encoding CaiB/BaiF CoA transferase family protein, whose protein sequence is MSHGDPDAVTGRQSPGRWPKAAPDDPPAAGPLVGLRVLELATVLAGPGAGRLLADLGADVVKVEHPHRLDPTRAMGFPAPDGGTSLLWRITSRNKVLRTADLKTGEGLAEVRAWAAEADVLIENFRPGTLERLGLAPEVLWEDNPTLVVTRVTGFGQHGPYAGRPGFATIAEAMSGFADINGAPDGPPILPPIALTDELTAVVAAYATMAAVHAGVGQVVDVSLLDSLFSFMGHNWAAYVADGTQQPRMGSQLPYSVPRNVYESADGHWLALSASADTVAARVAALVGVGDDERLSTFAGRVEHRDDLDAAVAAFIALRTRDEVLLAFRDADAAIAPIYSMADVAADPHFAERESTVTVDGIGMPGMLARFSQTPGRVRWAGRDGSADRTQPQ, encoded by the coding sequence TTGAGTCACGGTGATCCTGATGCCGTCACCGGCCGCCAATCACCAGGGCGTTGGCCCAAGGCGGCGCCGGATGACCCACCGGCCGCCGGGCCGCTGGTGGGTCTGCGGGTCCTCGAGCTGGCCACCGTGCTGGCGGGTCCGGGCGCAGGACGCCTGCTGGCCGACCTTGGCGCTGACGTGGTCAAAGTGGAGCACCCGCACCGGCTCGATCCCACCCGAGCGATGGGATTCCCGGCGCCCGATGGCGGAACGTCGTTGTTGTGGCGCATCACGTCCCGCAACAAGGTGCTCCGCACGGCCGACCTGAAGACGGGCGAGGGCTTGGCCGAGGTCCGGGCTTGGGCCGCCGAGGCCGACGTGCTGATCGAGAATTTCAGGCCGGGCACGTTGGAGCGTCTCGGTCTGGCCCCCGAGGTGCTGTGGGAGGACAACCCCACGCTGGTGGTCACCCGCGTGACGGGGTTTGGCCAGCATGGCCCCTACGCCGGCCGTCCGGGGTTCGCCACGATCGCCGAGGCCATGTCCGGCTTTGCGGACATCAACGGGGCCCCGGACGGACCGCCGATCCTGCCACCGATCGCGCTGACCGACGAGTTGACGGCCGTGGTCGCCGCCTACGCCACCATGGCGGCCGTGCATGCCGGCGTGGGGCAGGTGGTGGATGTGAGCCTGCTCGACAGCCTGTTCTCGTTCATGGGGCACAACTGGGCGGCGTACGTGGCCGACGGTACCCAGCAGCCCCGAATGGGCTCCCAGTTGCCGTACTCGGTGCCTCGCAACGTCTATGAAAGTGCCGATGGCCACTGGCTGGCATTGTCGGCCTCGGCCGACACGGTGGCGGCGCGAGTGGCTGCGTTGGTGGGCGTGGGTGACGACGAGCGCCTGAGCACCTTTGCCGGTCGGGTCGAACATCGTGATGATCTCGATGCGGCCGTGGCCGCCTTCATCGCCCTCAGAACCCGAGATGAGGTGTTGCTGGCCTTCCGCGACGCTGATGCTGCGATCGCACCGATCTACTCGATGGCGGACGTGGCCGCCGACCCGCACTTCGCCGAGCGGGAGTCGACGGTGACCGTTGACGGCATCGGTATGCCGGGCATGCTGGCCCGCTTCTCCCAAACACCCGGTCGGGTTCGCTGGGCCGGCCGGGACGGCTCCGCTGACCGGACGCAGCCTCAGTAG
- a CDS encoding lysophospholipid acyltransferase family protein gives MKKVLARFFLWLSRLTFVGEPPKESCVLVAGPHTSNWDFLFMLSYAWVTDVPLRWLGKEELFKGPMGPIMRATGGIAVDRDHPGGLVEQMAERFRDGPRMGLVITPEGTRGKRDYWKSGFYRIARAADVPIVLGYIDWPNRTGGFGPTFKLTGDVHADMERIRDLYDNITGIRPQGQTSPRLREEDRSLDEGDDTYDDR, from the coding sequence ATGAAGAAGGTGTTGGCAAGGTTCTTCCTCTGGCTGTCCCGACTGACGTTTGTCGGCGAGCCACCAAAGGAGTCGTGTGTGCTCGTGGCCGGGCCGCACACCAGTAACTGGGACTTCTTGTTCATGCTTTCCTACGCGTGGGTGACCGATGTGCCGCTCAGATGGCTTGGCAAGGAAGAACTCTTCAAGGGGCCGATGGGCCCGATCATGCGGGCGACCGGCGGTATCGCCGTGGACCGTGATCATCCCGGAGGTCTGGTGGAACAGATGGCCGAGAGGTTTCGCGACGGGCCGCGCATGGGCCTGGTGATCACCCCGGAAGGCACCAGGGGCAAACGCGACTACTGGAAGTCGGGCTTCTACCGCATCGCCCGCGCCGCCGACGTACCGATCGTGCTGGGCTACATCGACTGGCCCAACCGCACCGGTGGCTTCGGGCCGACGTTCAAGCTGACCGGCGACGTGCATGCGGACATGGAACGCATCCGTGACCTCTACGACAACATCACGGGTATCCGCCCCCAGGGCCAGACGTCGCCTCGGTTGCGAGAGGAAGATCGGTCACTCGACGAAGGCGACGACACGTACGACGACCGGTAA
- a CDS encoding ATP-dependent DNA ligase, translated as MQLPVMPPIKPMLAKATSTVPEAEGLLYEPKWDGYRCLVFRDGDEVELASRGQKSLTRYFPELIDPILAQLPKRCVVDCELVVFTLDGLDFDVLGNRIHPAESRIKRLSTETPASLVAFDLLALDQLDLRTMAFSERRGALEALLDGAAPPVHLSPITDDPEVARDWFARFEGAGFDGVMAKPSAGTYQEDKRSLIKVKHRHSVDVVVAGYRVHKSGDGVGSMMLGLYDAPEDGSHASLQHVGVASAFKATQRIELAGLLEPYRLEEDQPHPWTEWADPERHADGEIRMPGAPNRWSAKRDHGWVPLRPELVAEVVVEQLTKGRFRHPARFQRWRPDRSPRSCTYDQVDIAAPAELFELFPQRVAESTD; from the coding sequence ATGCAGCTGCCGGTGATGCCACCGATCAAGCCGATGCTGGCCAAGGCCACCTCGACCGTGCCCGAGGCCGAGGGGCTGCTGTACGAGCCCAAGTGGGACGGCTACCGCTGCCTGGTGTTTCGAGACGGCGATGAGGTGGAGTTGGCATCGAGAGGGCAGAAGTCGCTGACCCGTTACTTCCCAGAGCTGATCGATCCGATCCTGGCCCAACTGCCGAAGCGATGCGTCGTCGACTGCGAGCTGGTCGTGTTCACCCTCGACGGTTTGGACTTCGATGTGCTGGGCAACCGGATCCACCCGGCGGAAAGCCGCATCAAACGGCTGTCGACGGAGACACCGGCCTCGTTGGTGGCCTTCGACCTGCTGGCACTCGACCAACTCGACCTGCGCACCATGGCGTTTTCTGAGCGGCGGGGCGCACTGGAGGCCCTGCTCGATGGCGCCGCCCCGCCCGTGCACCTATCGCCGATCACCGACGACCCGGAGGTTGCCCGCGACTGGTTCGCCCGGTTTGAGGGGGCTGGGTTTGACGGGGTGATGGCCAAGCCGTCCGCAGGTACCTACCAGGAGGACAAGCGCAGCCTCATCAAGGTGAAACATCGGCACTCGGTGGACGTGGTGGTGGCCGGATATCGGGTTCACAAGTCGGGCGACGGGGTGGGCTCGATGATGTTGGGTCTCTACGACGCCCCGGAAGACGGCTCACATGCGTCGTTGCAACACGTCGGCGTGGCGTCCGCATTCAAGGCCACCCAGCGCATCGAGTTGGCCGGGTTGTTGGAGCCCTACCGACTGGAGGAGGACCAGCCCCACCCCTGGACCGAGTGGGCCGACCCGGAACGCCACGCCGACGGCGAGATCCGCATGCCTGGCGCCCCCAACCGCTGGTCGGCCAAGCGGGACCACGGTTGGGTGCCCCTGCGGCCCGAACTGGTGGCCGAGGTGGTGGTCGAGCAGCTCACCAAAGGCCGCTTTCGTCATCCGGCACGGTTTCAGCGCTGGCGGCCCGACCGGAGCCCCCGGTCCTGCACCTACGACCAGGTGGACATCGCCGCACCGGCTGAACTCTTCGAGCTCTTCCCGCAACGCGTCGCCGAGTCGACCGACTGA
- a CDS encoding diguanylate cyclase domain-containing protein, which translates to MTDPETGLLSEAYFQIALDARIASARRHLRPVAVALLEVVQDVGCLLVRPTDPPAVAAVVRETLRDADTVCRLKDGSFALILEDTPELGAVRAMERVRCALVGRFSSSTMWAGVACYPAHAFSTEEVLTQGRLALLAAEEWNQDRIEIATAG; encoded by the coding sequence TTGACCGACCCAGAGACCGGGTTGCTCTCCGAGGCGTACTTTCAGATCGCGCTGGACGCCCGCATCGCCTCGGCCCGGCGCCACCTTCGCCCGGTGGCCGTGGCGCTGCTGGAGGTCGTCCAGGACGTGGGCTGCCTCTTGGTCAGGCCCACCGATCCACCCGCTGTCGCCGCTGTGGTGCGGGAGACACTCCGCGACGCCGACACCGTCTGTCGACTCAAGGATGGTTCGTTTGCGCTGATCTTGGAGGACACACCGGAGCTTGGGGCGGTCCGGGCGATGGAACGGGTCCGATGTGCCCTGGTCGGCCGGTTCTCCAGCAGCACCATGTGGGCCGGCGTCGCCTGCTACCCGGCCCATGCTTTCAGCACCGAGGAGGTTCTGACGCAGGGCCGATTGGCCCTCCTTGCCGCCGAGGAATGGAATCAGGACCGCATCGAGATCGCCACGGCGGGGTGA